The Aquificaceae bacterium region CTGGCTCAGACTTCTGGGGCAAGATGCAATTCTTTTAAAGACCGCTATAAGTAAAGCGGAAGTTATAAAGCATCAAGACAGAGTTTTTATAACCACCTTGCGAAGGTTAGAGCAGGATTTCAAATTCTGGGACGTAGAATAACGCAAGTTGTAAGCTATAGAAAATTGATAACCCTGAGTCCGTCATGAGGGATAGGAGGAGAAAATTGTTTGATGATATAATCCTTCTGTGTCCTCAAAAGA contains the following coding sequences:
- a CDS encoding Mut7-C RNAse domain-containing protein — encoded protein: MKRFLLEANLHRLAYWLRLLGQDAILLKTAISKAEVIKHQDRVFITTLRRLEQDFKFWDVE